The following proteins are co-located in the Apium graveolens cultivar Ventura chromosome 5, ASM990537v1, whole genome shotgun sequence genome:
- the LOC141660656 gene encoding uncharacterized protein LOC141660656: MHEDLKSEYLEVEDPFILWENLKDRFDHQKLVYLPAAENDWANLRLQDFKSVRAYSSAFFKISFRLIMCGEKVTEKRKIDKTLSTFHPNNINLAEMYRERKFTKFGDLLSTLLVAEQNHELVIKNHQSRPTGYAPLPEVNNMSFQQNVREKGYRGGRGQGRYCGRGRSHGHFRPYNNSGHRKWQSESQSKRKASRRGKTENICYRCGMDGHWTRNCHAPDHLIKLYQSSQKSKEKMVETNFANNNIDDFPRITTGGISINGPNEPNETPIWEAED; encoded by the coding sequence ATGCATGAAGATTTAAAATCTGAGTACTTAGAAGTCGAGGATCCctttattttatgggaaaatctaAAGGATAGGTTCGATCACCAGAAACTAGTTTATCTACCTGCAGCTGAAAATGATTGGGCTAATTTAAGACTTCAGGATTTTAAGAGTGTCCGAGCATATAGCTCTGCTTTTTTCAAAATAAGTTTCAGGCTTATTATGTGTGGTGAGAAAGTTACGGAAAAAAGAAAAATCGATAAAACACTATCAACTTTTCACCCCAACAATATCAACTTAGCAGAGATGTACAGGGAGCGAAAATTTACTAAGTTCGGGGATCTTCTATCAACTCTCCTCGTTGCTGAACAGAATCATGAATTGGTGATTAAGAATCATCAATCCCGTCCAACAGGATATGCCCCATTACCTGAAGTAAATAATATGTCATTCCAGCAGAATGTACGTGAAAAAGGGTATAGAGGTGGACGGGGCCAAGGGCGGTACTGTGGACGAGGTCGGAGCCACGGGCATTTTCGTCCATATAACAACTCTGGTCACCGGAAGTGGCAATCTGAATCACAGAGTAAAAGAAAGGCATCACGAAGAGGAAAAACTGAAAATATTTGCTATAGGTGCGGCATGGATGGGCACTGGACACGTAATTGTCATGCCCCAGATCATCTTATTAAGCTATACCAATCTTCACaaaaatcaaaagagaaaatggTAGAAACAAATTTCGCCAACAATAACATAGATGATTTCCCGAGAATCACAACTGGAGGAATAAGCATTAATGGTCCGAATGAACCTAACGAAACTCCCATATGGGAGGCTGAAGATTAG